Part of the Streptomyces antimycoticus genome, GACACTCAGTCCCCCTTCGTGAACGCCGCCGACGCGGCCGCCGGGGCGGGGACGGATCCGGGAGCGGCGGCGGGGCGGGGAGGGACGGCCGAACCGACCGCGACGGCGGCGGCCACGCCCTCGGCGCTCCCGGCGGCCACCTCCTCGTACAGCCGCATCACCGTGGCGCGGTCGATGCCCTCGGTGGCCACGTCCATGACGACCCGGCCCGCCCGCAGGCCGATGATCCGGTGCGCCCAGGACAGCGCCAGGTCGACCTGGTGCAGGCTGCACAGCACGGTCAGTTCCCGCTCCTGGGCGACGCGCGCCAGCAGCCGCATGACCTGGGCCGAGGACTCGGGGTCGAGGGAGGCGACCGGCTCGTCGGCGAGCAGCAGGCCCGGTTCCTGCATCAGGGCGCGGGCCACGGCGACGCGCTGCTGCTGGCCGCCGGAGAGGGTGTCCGCCCGCTGGAAGGCGTGTGCGGCCAGGCCCACCTGTTCCAGCCCGTCCAGTGCGCGTTCCCGCACCGCCCGCGGGTAGCTGAGCAGCCCCAGCCGGGGTCCGCGCAGCGACCCGAGGGCGCCGGTGCACACGTTCTCCAGCACGCTGAGCCGCCCGACCAGGTGGAACTGCTGGAAGACGAAGCCGATTCGGCGGCGCAGCGCGCGCAGTTCGGACCGGTCGGCCCGGGCCAGCGCGGTGCCGAGGACGGTGCCGTCGCCGGAGGTCGGCGCCTGGAGGCCGTCGAGCAGCGAGAGCAACGTCGACTTGCCGGAGCCGGAGAGCCCCAGCAGCGCCACGACCTCGCCGGGCCGCACCTCGAAGGACACATCGTCCACGGCGAGCAGCGAGTCCGCGCCGGTGCCGAACCGCTTCGTCAGACCGTCCAGCCGGATCACCGGCTCCCCGGCGGTGACCGGGGAGCCGGTGGTGGCAGTGGCAGTGGCAGTGGCCGCGGTGGCGGTGGGGGCCGGGGCCGTCACGAGCCGTCCTTGCACTGCGCGTCCTTGGTCGCGTCGCAGACCGCGCGGACGCTGTCGTAGTCGGAGTCCTTCACCGCGGCGAAGCCCCAGTTGCCGTCGATCATGCAGCCGTCACCGGAGCAGTAGCCCTTGGACTCCATGTAGTCGGCGTTGCCCTTGGTCAGGAACGCGTCGACGATCTTCTTCTGCAGACTCGCGGTGAGGTCGGTGGAGACCGCGGCGGGCGAGCCGGGGATCTCGGAGGACTTCCAGACGGTCTTCAGCTGACCCTTCTTGAGCTTGCCCTGCTTGATCAGGTCGCTGTCCACCATGGTGTCGAAGGCGAACCCCGCGTCGCAGTCGCCGGAGGCGACCGACAGCGCCGAGGCGTCGTGACCGCCCGCCATGACCTTGGTGTAGTCGGCGGCCTTCACGCCCGCCTTCAGCAGACCGGCCTGCGGGTAGAGATAGCCGGACGTCGAGGTCGGGTCCACGAAGCACACTTTGTGGCCCTTGAAATCGGCGAGGCTGTTGATGTCCTTGGAGCCGCTGCGGGTGATGCCGTACGACTTGTAGCCCGGCTTGGCACCCTTGGCGGTGACCAGCGCGCCGGACAGCTTCACGTCCACTCCGCTGTCCTTGGCGACGACGTAGGAGAGCGGCCCGTAGAGGGCGATGTCCGCCTTGTGCGCCCGCTGCGCCTCGATGACGGCGGCGTAGCTGGTCGCCTTCTGCATCCGGACCTTCTTGCCGGTCTCGGCCTTCAGCAGCTTGACGAGCGGGGCGTACTGCTGGGCGAGGGAGGTGGAGTTCTCGGACGGGATCGCCGCGACCACCAGCGTGTCGGGATCCCGTCCCTCCGACGTGGAACCGTTGTCCGAGGCACTGGCGCCGCAGGCCGTGAGCACGAGCGGCAGCAGCGCGGCGGCGAGGGGAAGGCGGAGGTGGCGAGGCATGGGTCGTCCTTCGAGCGGTGGGGCGATTCGGGCCTCTCGGGGAGGTGAGGGCACCGGCGATAACGCCCACCTTGCGGAGAACAGGTGTGCGCGCCCCTCGCCGTCGGTTACGGCTGTCTGAACGGTGCGGGAGACAACGGGTGGCTTGACCGGACAACCCGGGGGTCCGGCACGACGGTGCCGGACCCCCGGGTTGCCTGGTTTCGCCTGGTACGCGTCAGCGCCGGTCGACGCCGCCGCTGTCGTTGGTGGCGCCGTTCGTGTCGTCGGCCGTGTCGTCGGCCGTGTCGTCGGTGTCGTCCTCGCCCGCCTCCAGCAGGCCCGCCGCCGCGCCCACGATGCGCGGGTCGGCGACGCCGACGACCGCCTCGTCCTTGTCGGTGTAGTCGAAGCGGGCGAGCACACTGCGCATGGCCTCGACGCGGGCCCGCTTCTTGTCGTTGCTCTTGACCACCGTCCAGGGCGCGTACTCCGTGTCCGTCTCCCGGAACATGGCCACCTTCGCGGCGGTGTAGTCGTCCCAGCGGTCCAGCGAGGCCAGGTCCATCGGGCTGAGCTTCCACTGCCGTACGGGATCCACCTGGCGGATGGTGAAGCGGGTGCGCTGCTCGCTCCGGGACACCGAGAACCAGAACTTCACCAGGTCGACGCCGTCGTCCACGAGCATCCGCTCGAACAGCGGCGCCTGCCGGGTGAAGCGCTGGTACTCGTCCTGCGAGCAGAAGCCCATGACCCGCTCGACGCCGGCCCGGTTGTACCAGGACCGGTCGAAGAGCACGATCTCACCAGCGGTCGGCAGATGCTCCACGTACCGCTGGAAATACCACTGGCCACGTTCGCGCTCGGTGGGCTTCTCCAGGGCGACGACCCGTGCGCCGCGCGGGTTGAGGTGCTCGGTGAAGCGCTTGATCGTGCCGCCCTTGCCGGCCGCGTCCCGACCTTCGAAGACGATGACGAGCCGGCGTCCGGTCTCCTTGATCCAGCTCTGCAACTTCAGCAGTTCGATCTGCTGCAGCCGCTTGTGCCACTCGTACTCCTTGCGCTCCATGCGGTGCGGGTACGGGTAGTTCTCCCGCCAGGTGTCGACCGGGCTTCCGTCCGGCCGGATGAGCACGGGGTCGTCGTGGTCGCTGTAGTCGACCCGCAGGTCGGACAGCTCGGACAGCAAGGGCGGCGTTGTCATCCAGTCCTTCCTTTCGGCACTCAGTGGAACTGCGGCACAATCAGGTAAATTCCGTACGCCACCACCGCGGCGCACGCCACAAAGCACAGGCCGGCCTGGGTGAGGCCGAGGGTGGAGCCGGTGCCGTTCTCCTCACGGGCTGCCTCCACACGGGCGAGGCCCAGGACGCCGAGGGCGAAGACGACGACCACGGCGACGGTGACGCCGATGCTCACCGCGGTGACCTGGCCGAGTGCACTCCAGTCGAGATGCATCGCTTTCAACTCTCCGTGATTCGGGGGACTTACGCGGCCGTGCCGATCTTGGCCGGCGGCTCGGTGCGGATGGTGACCTCGTGGGCGTCGTTGACGTTCTTCGCGTCCACCGGGTTCCGGCGGGAGAGGAGCACGATGCCCCCGGCGAGGGCCGCGCCGACCAGGGCGACGACCGCCGCGCCGATGTCTCCGCCGCTCTTGACCACGCTCGCGGAGACGCCGCCGACCAGCGCGGCGGCGGGCAGCGTGACCATCCAGGCGATCACCATGCGGCCCGCGACACCCCAGCGCACCTCTGCCAGCCGTCGGCCGAGCCCGGCACCCAGGATGCTGCCGGAGGCGACCTGCGTGGTGGACAGGGCGAAGCCCAGGTGCGCGGAGGTGAGGATGACGGTGGTGGAGGCGGTTTCGGCGGCGAAGCCCTGCGGCGACTGGATCTCGGTCAGACCCTTGCCCATGGTGCGGATGATCCGCCAGCCGCCCAGGTAGGTGCCGAGGCCGATGGCGAGCCCGGCGGAGGCGATCACCCACAGCGGCGGACCGGCGTCATGGCCGAGGGAGCCCGCCGAGATCAGGGTCAGCGTGATGACGCCCATGGTCTTCTGCGCGTCGTTCGTGCCGTGCGCGAGGGAGACGAGCGAGGCCGAGGCGATCTGGCCGATCCGGAAGCCCTTGGTCACCGACTTCTTGCGGGCGCGGTCGGTGAGCCGGTACGCGAGGTAGGTGGCCAGCAGCGCGGCGGCACCGGCCACGATCGGCGAGGCCACCGCGGGTATCAGCACCTTCTCGGCCACCTTGTCGAAGTGCACGCCATGAGAGCCCGCACCGACCCACACGGCCCCGATGAGCCCGCCGAACAGGGCGTGCGACGAACTCGACGGCAGCCCGACCAGCCAGGTCAGCAGATTCCAGAGGATCGCCCCGACCAGCTCCGCGAAGATCATGCCCGGGGTGACCAGGGTGTCGTCGACGATGCCACCGGAGATGGTCTTGGCGACCTCGGTGGAGAGGAAGGCGCCGACGATGTTGAGGATCCCGCTCACCAGAACCGCGGTTCTGGGGGTGAGCGCACCGGTGGCGATGGATGTGGCCATCGCGTTGGCCGTGTCGTGGAAGCCGTTGGTGAAGTCGAAGGCGAGGGCCGTGACGATGACGACCGCCACCAAGAAGGTGATGTGGTCCATTCCTGCATGCAAACAAGCTGAGGCCAATGCTCGGCGAACTCGAGGCAAAGGCAGTACAAGGACCACGCGCGCAGGTCGTGGGCATCGTTGTCAGTGCGGTGTCACCCCGGTGGATGACCCGTCTCACCCGGTCGGACCCTGCCACGCGGCCCGGTGCCACGGTTCCCGCGAACGTTGAGGAGGCATGCCTCTCAAGGGGGACCCAAAAGCCTGAAGGAACACCCAAAGGGAAGCGAGAACACCATGGTGGCGTCTCCGGCTCTCGGCTCCGGGCGCGGACGGACCCGCGCACGTGTCGCGGCGGCCGGATGTGCCATGGCGGTGTGCGCGACCGTGGCGGCTCCGGCCGCCGCGCAGGACGACACGTCCCGCGGAAAGCCCACGGTGGTGCTGATCCATGGCGCGTTCGCGGACGGCTCCAGCTGGAACGGTGTCATCCAGCGCCTGGAGCGCCGCGGTTACCGCGTCATCGCCCCCGCCAACCCGCTGCGCGGTCTGTACACCGACTCCACCTACATCGCCTCCGTCCTGGACAGCGTCAAGGGCCCGATCGTGCTGGTGGGCCACTCCTACGGCGGCGCGGTCATCAGCTCGGCCGCGGCGGGCCACCCCCGGGTGAAGTCGCTGGTGTACGTGTCCTCCCTGATGCCCGACAAGGGCGAGAGCGGCCAGTCGCTGGCCGCCCGGTTCCCCAGCGAACTCGCCACCGCCACCAGGGCGGTCCCCTACCGGGCCGGTGACGGCATGCGGGGCAAGGACCTGTACCTCAAGCGGGACAAGCTCCACCGGGTCTTCGCCGCGGACCTCCCGGCCAGTACGGCGAAGCTGCTGGCGGCGACCCAACGGCCCGCCACCACGGCCACGTTCTCGGAGAAGGCCAAGGTGGCGGCGTGGCGGCAGATCCCGTCCTGGGTCCTCGTGGCCAAGCAGGACAAGACCATCAACCCCCGGCAGGAGCGGTTCCAGGCCAAGCGCGCCCGCTCTCGCACTGTGGAGATCAACTCCTCCCACGTGGCCCTGATCGCGCACCCCCAGGAGGTCACCGACCTCATCATCAAGGCCGCCACGGCCACCGGCAAGGCCCGGCCGACGCCCGCCGCCAAGCCTTCCGACTCCCGCGCCGGAGCGAAGTCCCGGCCCGCCGACACGGCCGCCGCGTGGGTGACCGGGGGCGCGGCGGCCCTTCTGCTGGGCGGTGGGGCCCTCGTCCTCGGCCACCGCCGACGCCGGCGGTCGCGTTCTTCGCTCAGGTAGGACGGCTACAGCCAGCCGCGCACGCGCGCGATGCGAGCCGCCACGTGGCGGTTTTCCGCGCCGAGTTCGGCGGCGGCCGCCGACAGGTAGTTGCGCACCGTCCCGGGCGACAGCGCGGCGTGGGACGCGATCTCCGCCACCGGTGCCCCGTCCTCGGCCAGTGACAGCATTTCCGCCTCGCGGGGAGTGAGTGGCGACTCACCCGCGGCGATGGCGTCCGCCGCCAGCTCGTGGTCGACGTAGCGGCCATCCGTGTGCACCGTACGGATGATCTCCGCCAGTCGCCGCGCGGACACCGTCTTCGGCACGAAGCCGCGCACGCCCGCGCCCAACGCTTGTTTCAGCGCCCCGCCCCGGGCGTGGCTGGTGACGATCATCGATGTGCAACTCGGCACCGTGTCCCGCAGCGTCGCCGCCACCGACACCCCGTCGCATCCGGGCATCCGCAGATCCAGGACGGCCACGTCGGGGCGGTGTGCCCGGGCCATGACCAACGCCTCGTCGCCGGTTCCGGCCTCCGCCACCACGGTGATGTCGTCCTCCAGCGCGAGGAGGGAGGCGAGGGCGCCGCGGATGAGGTGTTCGTCGTCCGCGAGCAGAACCCTGATCATTCGGCCGTCTCCCAGGGAATCCGCGCGGTCAGACGGAAGATCCCGCCCGGGCGCTGTTCGGTGGTCAGCGTGCCCTCCACCTCGGCCAGGCGCTCGCGCAGCCCCGGCAGGCCGCTGCCGGTGCCGTGCCGGGGGGCCGTAACTGCCCCGTCGTTCTCCATGACGAGCGCCACCCAGCCCGAGACCGTCGCGCGCACCGACACCTCGCAGCGCGAAGCGCCCTGCGCATGGCGGAGCATGTTCGTCGTGCCCTCGCGGACCACCCAGCCGAGCGCCGCCTGCGTGTGTACGGGCAGCCGTGCCGCCGGGCCGTTCTCGATCCGGCAGTCGATCCCGGCCGCCTCCAGTACGGACCGGGCCCCGGCCAGCTCGGCGAGCAGGTCGGCGGTGCGGTAGCCGCGGACCACCGCGCGGATCTCCCGCTGCGACTCCTGCGCGATGTGCTGCACCTCCTCCATCTGGGCCACCGCCTCTTCCCGGCCCCGCCGCGCCAGCTGCACCGCGAGCTCGCTCTTCAGCGCCACCACCGCGAGGTTGCGGCCGAGCACATCGTGCAGGTCGCGGCCGAAGCGCAGCCGCTCCTCCGCGACGGCCAGCCGTGCCTGTGTCGCCCGCGCCTTGGCGAGCTCCTCGATCAGCCGCACGCTCCAGCCGGTGACCCGCATCCCCGCGGCCATGAACGGCACCATGAAGAGGATCCCGCCGAACGCGAAGGCCAGCAGCTCCCCCGACAGCCCGCTCGCCATCGCCGCGCCGAGGGCCGCCACCGGCACCGCCCCGACCAGCACCACCCCGGTGCGGGGCGGCAGTGCCAGCATCGGCGGGCCCGCGTAGAACATCATCAGCCAGATCAGATAGGTCACCAGGTCCCGGTCGCC contains:
- the phnC gene encoding phosphonate ABC transporter ATP-binding protein; amino-acid sequence: MTAPAPTATAATATATATTGSPVTAGEPVIRLDGLTKRFGTGADSLLAVDDVSFEVRPGEVVALLGLSGSGKSTLLSLLDGLQAPTSGDGTVLGTALARADRSELRALRRRIGFVFQQFHLVGRLSVLENVCTGALGSLRGPRLGLLSYPRAVRERALDGLEQVGLAAHAFQRADTLSGGQQQRVAVARALMQEPGLLLADEPVASLDPESSAQVMRLLARVAQERELTVLCSLHQVDLALSWAHRIIGLRAGRVVMDVATEGIDRATVMRLYEEVAAGSAEGVAAAVAVGSAVPPRPAAAPGSVPAPAAASAAFTKGD
- a CDS encoding phosphate/phosphite/phosphonate ABC transporter substrate-binding protein — encoded protein: MPRHLRLPLAAALLPLVLTACGASASDNGSTSEGRDPDTLVVAAIPSENSTSLAQQYAPLVKLLKAETGKKVRMQKATSYAAVIEAQRAHKADIALYGPLSYVVAKDSGVDVKLSGALVTAKGAKPGYKSYGITRSGSKDINSLADFKGHKVCFVDPTSTSGYLYPQAGLLKAGVKAADYTKVMAGGHDASALSVASGDCDAGFAFDTMVDSDLIKQGKLKKGQLKTVWKSSEIPGSPAAVSTDLTASLQKKIVDAFLTKGNADYMESKGYCSGDGCMIDGNWGFAAVKDSDYDSVRAVCDATKDAQCKDGS
- the ppk2 gene encoding polyphosphate kinase 2 — translated: MTTPPLLSELSDLRVDYSDHDDPVLIRPDGSPVDTWRENYPYPHRMERKEYEWHKRLQQIELLKLQSWIKETGRRLVIVFEGRDAAGKGGTIKRFTEHLNPRGARVVALEKPTERERGQWYFQRYVEHLPTAGEIVLFDRSWYNRAGVERVMGFCSQDEYQRFTRQAPLFERMLVDDGVDLVKFWFSVSRSEQRTRFTIRQVDPVRQWKLSPMDLASLDRWDDYTAAKVAMFRETDTEYAPWTVVKSNDKKRARVEAMRSVLARFDYTDKDEAVVGVADPRIVGAAAGLLEAGEDDTDDTADDTADDTNGATNDSGGVDRR
- a CDS encoding inorganic phosphate transporter, coding for MDHITFLVAVVIVTALAFDFTNGFHDTANAMATSIATGALTPRTAVLVSGILNIVGAFLSTEVAKTISGGIVDDTLVTPGMIFAELVGAILWNLLTWLVGLPSSSSHALFGGLIGAVWVGAGSHGVHFDKVAEKVLIPAVASPIVAGAAALLATYLAYRLTDRARKKSVTKGFRIGQIASASLVSLAHGTNDAQKTMGVITLTLISAGSLGHDAGPPLWVIASAGLAIGLGTYLGGWRIIRTMGKGLTEIQSPQGFAAETASTTVILTSAHLGFALSTTQVASGSILGAGLGRRLAEVRWGVAGRMVIAWMVTLPAAALVGGVSASVVKSGGDIGAAVVALVGAALAGGIVLLSRRNPVDAKNVNDAHEVTIRTEPPAKIGTAA
- a CDS encoding alpha/beta fold hydrolase, giving the protein MVASPALGSGRGRTRARVAAAGCAMAVCATVAAPAAAQDDTSRGKPTVVLIHGAFADGSSWNGVIQRLERRGYRVIAPANPLRGLYTDSTYIASVLDSVKGPIVLVGHSYGGAVISSAAAGHPRVKSLVYVSSLMPDKGESGQSLAARFPSELATATRAVPYRAGDGMRGKDLYLKRDKLHRVFAADLPASTAKLLAATQRPATTATFSEKAKVAAWRQIPSWVLVAKQDKTINPRQERFQAKRARSRTVEINSSHVALIAHPQEVTDLIIKAATATGKARPTPAAKPSDSRAGAKSRPADTAAAWVTGGAAALLLGGGALVLGHRRRRRSRSSLR
- a CDS encoding response regulator transcription factor, producing the protein MIRVLLADDEHLIRGALASLLALEDDITVVAEAGTGDEALVMARAHRPDVAVLDLRMPGCDGVSVAATLRDTVPSCTSMIVTSHARGGALKQALGAGVRGFVPKTVSARRLAEIIRTVHTDGRYVDHELAADAIAAGESPLTPREAEMLSLAEDGAPVAEIASHAALSPGTVRNYLSAAAAELGAENRHVAARIARVRGWL
- a CDS encoding sensor histidine kinase, with protein sequence MAEPEVMEPVVAEPVMAGPEVAGTEVSEPEVSRPAVTGPGSMSVETWVERLGGPDGPERYRRWTFGTLAAFVAAEAALWAFWVKTSDAGALGSSLVAAVGAAHVGVHLLLSRAALRRYLGAGPRPVGLVALYVAVTVAMAAVGCALLTAGRIGDRDLVTYLIWLMMFYAGPPMLALPPRTGVVLVGAVPVAALGAAMASGLSGELLAFAFGGILFMVPFMAAGMRVTGWSVRLIEELAKARATQARLAVAEERLRFGRDLHDVLGRNLAVVALKSELAVQLARRGREEAVAQMEEVQHIAQESQREIRAVVRGYRTADLLAELAGARSVLEAAGIDCRIENGPAARLPVHTQAALGWVVREGTTNMLRHAQGASRCEVSVRATVSGWVALVMENDGAVTAPRHGTGSGLPGLRERLAEVEGTLTTEQRPGGIFRLTARIPWETAE